One Cytobacillus sp. IB215665 genomic window carries:
- a CDS encoding winged helix-turn-helix domain-containing protein, producing the protein MAFEQNENNNPIAVDHFSSPVVECVGLLTSFIQPAHHTTFEEDHNKLKRELGEDSLQFVNEWKENTTWDLMQLLNFLLPCPVYNDVHYFVQQLTHLSNEDFLYHFFGESLSESQIYDALNNPANTTHFTECIPEMFEDNESFNKQFFMNIEFYRDEICKLIVDVYSTTIFTTKITEHEVLFTSSINSVKSKKMKPLPLAQYIMGKPFKRLSNYESFLFIPSFYMTPHKIRIFNDHTCLIIYGCSDTTRDIINDSKLLEKQLKSLSDSNRLMILRLLQGRKEYGAKLAQYIGVTTATISHHLEILKKAGFIIEEKIGNIKYFSLNQEHFDSFMDDLNKFIKR; encoded by the coding sequence ATGGCATTTGAACAAAATGAAAATAACAATCCAATAGCTGTTGATCATTTTTCTTCACCAGTCGTTGAGTGCGTGGGATTATTAACTAGCTTTATTCAACCAGCACATCACACCACATTCGAAGAAGACCACAATAAATTAAAGAGAGAACTTGGTGAAGACTCGCTTCAATTCGTTAATGAGTGGAAAGAGAATACAACTTGGGACTTAATGCAGTTATTAAATTTTTTACTACCTTGTCCAGTCTATAATGACGTACATTATTTTGTACAACAACTAACCCATCTAAGTAATGAAGACTTTCTATACCACTTTTTTGGCGAATCACTTAGTGAATCACAAATTTACGATGCGTTAAATAATCCTGCAAACACCACACATTTTACTGAATGTATTCCTGAGATGTTTGAGGATAATGAATCCTTTAATAAACAGTTTTTTATGAATATTGAGTTCTACCGTGATGAGATTTGTAAATTAATCGTTGATGTATACAGTACAACTATTTTTACTACAAAGATAACTGAGCATGAAGTACTGTTCACTTCATCTATCAATTCGGTAAAATCAAAGAAAATGAAACCATTGCCATTAGCACAATACATAATGGGGAAACCCTTCAAACGATTAAGTAACTATGAGTCTTTTTTATTTATTCCATCGTTTTACATGACGCCACATAAAATAAGAATTTTTAACGATCATACTTGCTTAATTATTTATGGATGTAGCGATACGACAAGAGATATTATTAATGATAGTAAATTATTAGAAAAACAACTTAAATCACTTTCAGACAGTAATCGGTTAATGATATTAAGATTGTTACAAGGTCGTAAAGAATACGGAGCCAAACTTGCTCAGTATATAGGTGTAACTACTGCCACAATATCACATCATTTAGAAATATTGAAAAAAGCTGGATTTATTATAGAAGAAAAAATTGGTAATATAAAGTACTTTTCATTAAATCAAGAGCATTTTGATTCCTTCATGGATGACTTAAACAAATTTATTAAACGATAA
- a CDS encoding RNA polymerase sigma factor, producing the protein MNEDKQQLVMGWYEKYYDDVYRFIFFMLGDKQCCEDLVHDTFVRAYISYDKFGNRSNIKTWLFSISKHLVIDEIRKRKRRRLVSVVKEIPSPINIEQYIENKEAVMQLMESIQKLKPNYRLVIILKKVEECSTREIAESLGWSEAKVRKTLSRALQSLKKMKGIEEGGGRIEQTF; encoded by the coding sequence TTGAACGAAGATAAGCAGCAACTTGTAATGGGTTGGTACGAAAAATATTATGATGACGTGTACCGCTTTATTTTCTTTATGCTTGGTGATAAACAATGCTGTGAAGATCTAGTTCATGACACATTCGTGCGTGCGTATATTTCATATGACAAATTTGGTAACCGCTCGAATATAAAAACATGGTTGTTCAGCATTTCCAAGCATTTGGTAATTGATGAAATTCGCAAACGAAAGAGAAGAAGGCTTGTTTCGGTTGTTAAAGAAATTCCTTCACCTATTAATATCGAACAGTATATTGAAAATAAAGAAGCGGTCATGCAATTAATGGAGTCTATTCAAAAGTTAAAACCAAATTACCGACTAGTAATTATTTTAAAGAAAGTGGAGGAGTGTTCAACAAGAGAAATTGCAGAAAGTCTTGGCTGGTCCGAAGCAAAAGTACGTAAAACATTGTCAAGAGCATTGCAATCACTTAAAAAAATGAAAGGAATCGAAGAGGGAGGCGGCCGTATTGAACAAACATTTTGA